The following coding sequences are from one Diprion similis isolate iyDipSimi1 chromosome 9, iyDipSimi1.1, whole genome shotgun sequence window:
- the LOC124410174 gene encoding uncharacterized protein LOC124410174 — protein MIERLNRTLLQYLSSFVEQNQRDWDTWIPFFLLSYRSAIHETTKQTPACMLTGRNLRLPSDLEKGPVPVQTQPQTDYASDLQQRLEEIHNFARERISMASDKLKARYDIRARDLKYNPGDSVWLFQPRRQKGKCPKLQRNWEGPYLIVNRINDVVYRIRKTPHSKEKVVHLDRLASFEEHTRTESPGPGTSSQSLIDWEHNLPFGISLHKKKSLSIIIEGNIGCGKTTFTKRFLSDPQVCTLLEPLDQYRDVAGVNLLQLMYEDPNRYCYQFQHHVQQVMYDRHLLLTSRPVKIMERSMFSGDCFIETHRRLGNLRDFEAHLLRKNSALLIQAFQLGVDLIVYLRVSPETSFVRINSRARKEETEIPLQLLRTIHEVHEDWLEAFFLPYLPP, from the exons ATGATAGAACGTCTGAATAGGACTTTACTCCAATATTTGTCGTCCTTCGTAGAGCAGAATCAGAGAGATTGGGACACCTggattccttttttcctcctgTCTTATAGATCTGCGATTCACGAGACGACAAAACAGACGCCCGCTTGTATGCTTACGGGGAGAAATCTTCGACTCCCGTCAGATTTAGAGAAAGGCCCTGTTCCCGTGCAAACTCAACCTCAGACAGATTATGCCTCTGATTTACAACAACGCCTAgaagaaattcataattttgcaaGGGAAAGAATTTCTATGGCTTCAGATAAATTAAAAGCTCGCTACGATATACGAGCTAGAGATTTAAAATATAATCCCGGAGATTCTGTCTGGCTTTTCCAACCTAGAAGACAGAAAGGAAAATGTCCAAAACTCCAACGAAACTGGGAAGGTCCATATTTAATAGTTAACCGGATCAACGATGTCGTTTACAGGATCCGAAAAACGCCTCACTCTAAAGAAAAGGTCGTACACCTGGACCGTCTAGCTTCGTTCGAGGAACACACTCGAACGGAATCACCCGGACCTGGAACATCCTCCCAG TCTTTGATTGATTGGGAACATAACCTTCCCTTCGGAATTTCACTCCATAAGAAGAAGTCACTTTCTATTATCATCGAAGGGAATATCGGATGCGGGAAGACAACCTTTACTAAAAGATTCTTGTCGGACCCTCAGGTTTGCACCCTATTAGAACCCCTCGATCAGTACCGTGATGTTGCCGGAGTCAACTTATTACAATTGATGTATGAAGACCCAAATAGATATTGCTACCAGTTCCAGCATCACGTTCAACAAGTTATGTACGATAGACATCTTCTTTTAACCTCTCGGCCTGTCAAAATTATGGAAAGGTCGATGTTTAGCGGCGATTGTTTTATCGAAACTCATCGCAGGTTAGGAAATCTTCGAGATTTCGAGGCTCATCTACTCAGAAAAAATTCCGCTCTTCTCATTCAAGCGTTCCAACTCGGAGTAGATTTAATAGTTTATTTGCGAGTTTCCCCAGAAACCTCTTTTGTTCGGATTAATTCTCGTGCACGCAAGGAAGAAACAGAGATTCCTCTGCAATTGCTTAGAACTATTCATGAAGTTCATGAAGATTGGTTGGAggcattttttcttccttacctGCCCCCGTGA